The genomic DNA GGGGGTGTTCCTCAGCAGCGTCGCGATGAGGACGAATCCGACGGCCATGAGCGTGGCGGTGCCGAAGAAGGGGGCGCGCCAGCTCCAGTCGCCGAGGATCGCACCGACCAGCGGGCCCATGGAGAGGCCGAGGCCGAGGGCCGCCTCGTAGAGAATGATGGCCGACTCGGCACCGCCGCTCGCCGCGCCGACGATGACCGCCAGGGCGGTGGCGACGAAGAGGGCGTTGCCCAGGCCCCAGCCCGCCCGGAAGCCGATCAGCTCGCCCACGCTGCCGGAGGTTCCGGCCAGGGCGGCGAAGACCACGACCAGGGCGAGGCCGAGCAGCAGGGTGCGCTTGCCGCCGATCCGGCTGGAGACCCACCCGGTGACGAGCATCGCGACCGCGGTGACCAGGAAGTAGCTGGTGAACAGCAGGGAGACCTGGCTGGGGCCGGCGTGCAGGCCCTGGGCGATGGAGGGCAGGATGGGGTCGACCAGGCCGATGCCCATGAAGGCGACGACCGCGGCGAACGCGGTGGCCCAGACGGACATCGGCTGGCGCAGGATGCTGGCGCCGCTCTGTGCGGACATGGGGTGGACTCCTTCTCGGACGAGGCGGGCACGGAGGTCGGCCGCCCGATCGTGCGTTTCTCTCCGGTGGTGCCGTGCCGTCGCCGGTGGGGAGAGCACCGGCGGCGGCACGAAGGTCAGCTGCGGCCGAGCTTGGCCAGGGCCGGGAGCGCGGCACCGATCGCGGCGAGCTCCTCGGCGGTCAGCGCTTCGAGCCGCTCGGTCAGGTAGGCGATCCGGGCGCGGCGGACGGCGACCAGGCGGGTGCGGCCCTCCTGGGTGAGTTCGACCGTGCGGACCCGGGCGTCGGCCGGATCGGTGCCACGTGCCACCAGGCCGGGCTCCTCCAGCCGGTTGATCTGCACGGTCATCGTGGGCAGCTGGACACCGTGCTCCTCGGCCAGCTCGGTCATCCGGCGGGGCCCGCGCTCCAGCGAGCCCAGCACGGCGGACTGCTGGCTGGTGACCGGCTGCCCGGCCGCCGCACGGCGGAGCAGCAGCAC from Streptosporangium sp. NBC_01756 includes the following:
- a CDS encoding MarR family winged helix-turn-helix transcriptional regulator, which produces MTDDLAESLSTELRHLVLLLRRAAAGQPVTSQQSAVLGSLERGPRRMTELAEEHGVQLPTMTVQINRLEEPGLVARGTDPADARVRTVELTQEGRTRLVAVRRARIAYLTERLEALTAEELAAIGAALPALAKLGRS